A region of Thermorudis peleae DNA encodes the following proteins:
- a CDS encoding CRISPR-associated protein Cas4 yields MQLPLREGERLNIHGTRYYRIDGKLYLSVTSVLAVVAKPAIAPWAARVALDAVAAYLSGREPITQGELAAALAYAQSEPERLRDRAAARGSARHGRIASPARDPVATAVLDTFGLEPLAHEYLILSDTDGYAGTCDLVARTPDGALAVLDWKTGGVWPEHALQLGAYARAVEEMTGETVEHGVVVQLRDDTYRAYRVDLERARYGFRAALALYRALHAEQLLQPLPCADDDPVGQVDARGRGPPVSPENQCRATRCVEWR; encoded by the coding sequence ATGCAGTTGCCACTGAGAGAGGGTGAGCGCCTGAACATCCACGGCACGCGGTACTACCGCATCGATGGGAAGCTGTACCTCAGCGTCACGAGCGTGCTCGCCGTCGTGGCCAAGCCCGCGATCGCCCCGTGGGCGGCCCGGGTCGCGCTCGACGCTGTTGCCGCCTACCTGTCCGGTCGCGAGCCGATCACACAAGGGGAACTCGCGGCCGCACTGGCCTACGCACAGAGCGAACCAGAGCGGCTCCGCGACCGCGCGGCAGCGCGTGGTTCCGCGCGGCACGGCCGCATCGCGTCGCCGGCACGCGATCCGGTTGCCACCGCCGTGCTCGACACGTTCGGCCTCGAGCCACTGGCACACGAGTACCTCATCCTGTCCGACACGGACGGCTATGCCGGCACCTGTGACCTCGTGGCGAGGACGCCGGACGGGGCGCTCGCCGTACTCGACTGGAAGACCGGTGGGGTCTGGCCAGAGCACGCGCTCCAGCTCGGCGCCTACGCCAGGGCGGTCGAGGAGATGACCGGCGAGACGGTCGAGCATGGCGTAGTCGTCCAGCTCCGAGACGACACCTACCGTGCGTACCGCGTGGATCTCGAGCGCGCACGCTACGGGTTCCGTGCCGCGCTCGCTCTCTACCGCGCCCTCCACGCTGAGCAGCTCCTGCAGCCGCTGCCGTGCGCCGACGACGATCCGGTTGGCCAGGTGGACGCGCGCGGTCGCGGCCCGCCTGTCTCGCCCGAGAACCAGTGCCGTGCCACACGATGCGTCGAATGGAGGTGA
- a CDS encoding VRR-NUC domain-containing protein, protein MTAFPFGRHQLDAAVTEKAFTQQVIELARLLGWTVYHTWLSVRSPAGFPDLVLAKPGRPLILAELKSERGRLSPAQEQWLAVLRQVPGICVEVWRPSEWDRIVAVLQGEGLL, encoded by the coding sequence ATGACCGCCTTCCCCTTCGGCCGTCACCAGCTCGATGCTGCGGTCACCGAGAAGGCCTTCACCCAGCAGGTGATCGAGCTGGCGCGTCTGCTCGGCTGGACCGTCTACCATACGTGGCTCTCGGTGCGCTCACCGGCGGGCTTCCCGGATCTGGTGCTCGCCAAGCCAGGCCGGCCGTTGATCCTGGCCGAGCTCAAGAGCGAGCGCGGCCGGCTCTCACCGGCACAGGAACAGTGGCTCGCCGTGCTCCGACAGGTGCCGGGGATTTGCGTCGAGGTCTGGCGGCCGAGCGAATGGGACAGGATCGTCGCCGTCCTCCAAGGAGAGGGGTTGCTGTGA
- a CDS encoding toprim domain-containing protein, with product MTERVDVRRILNALTCDKAHCRCQRSARDGQGLVHCPCHSDDRPSLNVTVGNDGTILLRCHAGCPNHAVIRALQDRDLWPRRERRERPPVRETRYELRDLDGTLVAIHIRRDKPGGSKELFWQLPDGRWELNGKRVEELPLYGVEKLGDAPEVIIVEGEKAAGALLQLGLSAVGTVCGASVTPSDDVLRPLASRRVFLWPDNDAAGMRHMQRIAERLTALGCGDVRWVDWPDAPEKGDAADFVARGGTAEDVRRLLERARPWTPDEAPASANAEHGSAAHHVSTERDERRSQATRVLELVESRGLELWHTPDDEPWATIPVGEEREHWPLASRAFRTWLQRAFYERYGELAHHQAVADAIDALSGRALFDGAEHPVFVRIAEHAGALYLDLADEQWRAVEITADGWRVVTNPPVRFRRPRGLQPLPVPERGGSLARLWRFIRVAPEDRPLVAGWLVMTFRPRGPYPVLALGGEQGAGKSTTARVLRRLVDPNDADLRAEPREERDLWVAAVNSWLLALDNVSRLSNWLSDALCRIATGAGFAARTLYENREETILAAQRPVLLTAIADVIAQPDLLDRALVLTLPRLGDEEREPESAFWTAFEAERSALLGAVLDGVVQALQREPQVHLTAYPRMADFARWAVAALGEELGAQFLARYCENRRETGTTVLDASPLAAAILAMLETGGDWRGTAQELLDDLEAQADEETRRKRERMRSWPKTARGLAGEVRRLAPALRQHGVAVEFVREGHDRRRLIVLARAKAGAQPSASSASSAHAANPHPDADLAADGVRTVADDCEQSVFGNRPQRFGRADGEFPELRTVADGADGHFAGFRADGAPGEAALAEQVRERLRWLAPVYASRLAEAVGVPFAQLQPVLQDLVERGQLAVAHGEARVMQHSVLVLPEQAGRLVRQPPRTLWRQREER from the coding sequence ATGACTGAACGCGTCGATGTGCGCCGCATCCTCAACGCGCTCACGTGCGACAAGGCGCATTGCCGGTGCCAGCGGAGTGCGCGCGACGGTCAAGGTCTCGTCCACTGCCCGTGTCACTCCGACGACCGTCCGAGTTTGAACGTCACGGTTGGCAATGACGGCACGATCTTGTTGCGGTGTCACGCCGGCTGCCCCAACCACGCGGTGATTCGCGCGTTGCAAGACCGCGATCTCTGGCCGCGCCGCGAACGCCGTGAGCGGCCGCCAGTGCGCGAGACGCGTTACGAACTGCGTGACCTCGACGGCACGCTGGTCGCGATCCACATTCGCCGCGACAAGCCCGGCGGCTCCAAGGAGTTGTTCTGGCAGCTGCCGGACGGCCGCTGGGAACTCAACGGCAAGCGCGTCGAGGAGCTGCCGCTGTACGGCGTGGAGAAGCTCGGCGACGCGCCTGAGGTGATCATCGTCGAAGGCGAGAAGGCCGCCGGCGCGCTGCTTCAGCTCGGGCTTTCGGCTGTTGGCACTGTCTGCGGCGCGAGTGTGACCCCGAGCGACGACGTCCTGCGGCCGCTTGCCAGCCGGCGCGTCTTCCTGTGGCCAGACAACGACGCCGCCGGCATGCGGCACATGCAGCGGATCGCCGAGCGACTGACAGCACTCGGCTGTGGCGACGTGCGCTGGGTTGATTGGCCGGACGCACCAGAGAAAGGCGATGCAGCCGATTTCGTGGCGCGCGGCGGCACGGCTGAGGACGTGCGGCGGCTCCTCGAGCGCGCGCGGCCATGGACGCCAGACGAGGCACCGGCGAGCGCCAACGCGGAACATGGCTCGGCTGCACACCATGTCAGCACGGAGCGTGACGAGCGGCGCTCGCAGGCCACCCGGGTGCTGGAACTCGTCGAGTCACGCGGCCTTGAACTCTGGCACACGCCTGACGATGAGCCATGGGCCACGATTCCGGTCGGCGAGGAGCGTGAGCACTGGCCACTCGCCTCGCGCGCCTTCCGCACCTGGCTGCAGCGTGCGTTCTATGAACGATACGGCGAGCTGGCACATCACCAGGCCGTTGCCGACGCGATTGACGCGCTGAGCGGCCGCGCGCTCTTCGACGGTGCGGAACATCCTGTCTTCGTCCGCATCGCTGAGCACGCGGGCGCGCTCTACCTTGATCTCGCGGACGAGCAGTGGCGCGCCGTCGAGATCACGGCTGACGGCTGGCGGGTGGTGACCAATCCGCCGGTGCGGTTCCGCCGCCCGCGCGGCTTGCAACCGTTGCCGGTGCCAGAACGGGGCGGCTCGCTCGCGCGGCTCTGGCGCTTCATCCGCGTGGCCCCCGAAGATCGGCCGCTCGTCGCGGGCTGGCTCGTGATGACCTTCCGGCCACGCGGGCCCTACCCCGTCCTGGCCCTGGGCGGCGAGCAGGGCGCCGGCAAGAGCACCACGGCCCGCGTGCTGCGGCGGCTCGTTGACCCCAACGACGCCGATCTGCGCGCTGAACCCCGCGAAGAACGGGATCTGTGGGTGGCGGCCGTGAACAGCTGGCTCCTTGCGCTCGACAACGTGTCGCGGCTGTCGAACTGGCTGTCGGACGCGCTCTGCCGGATTGCCACCGGCGCCGGCTTTGCGGCGCGCACCTTGTACGAGAACCGCGAGGAAACCATTCTCGCGGCGCAGCGGCCGGTGCTGCTTACCGCAATTGCCGACGTGATTGCGCAGCCGGACTTGCTCGACCGCGCCCTCGTGTTGACGCTGCCGCGCCTTGGCGACGAGGAACGGGAACCAGAGTCGGCGTTCTGGACGGCGTTCGAGGCCGAGCGGTCAGCCCTGCTCGGGGCCGTGCTCGACGGCGTGGTACAGGCACTCCAGCGCGAGCCGCAGGTGCACCTGACGGCGTACCCGCGCATGGCCGATTTTGCCCGTTGGGCGGTCGCTGCGCTTGGTGAGGAGCTGGGCGCGCAGTTTCTCGCGCGCTATTGCGAGAACCGGCGAGAAACGGGGACGACGGTGCTCGACGCCTCACCGCTTGCGGCCGCGATCCTGGCGATGCTCGAGACAGGTGGCGACTGGCGGGGCACCGCGCAGGAACTCCTCGATGACCTCGAGGCGCAGGCTGATGAGGAGACGCGCCGCAAGCGGGAGCGGATGCGGAGTTGGCCGAAGACGGCGCGCGGGCTGGCGGGTGAGGTGCGGCGACTTGCGCCGGCGCTGCGCCAGCACGGCGTTGCCGTCGAATTTGTGCGGGAGGGACACGACCGGCGACGGCTCATTGTGCTGGCGCGCGCAAAAGCTGGGGCACAACCGTCCGCATCGTCCGCATCGTCCGCGCACGCAGCAAACCCGCATCCCGACGCGGATCTTGCTGCGGACGGTGTGCGGACGGTTGCGGACGATTGCGAGCAATCGGTCTTTGGTAACCGTCCGCAGCGATTTGGGCGTGCTGATGGGGAATTTCCGGAGCTGCGGACGGTTGCGGACGGTGCGGACGGTCACTTCGCTGGCTTTCGCGCGGATGGTGCACCTGGAGAAGCCGCGCTTGCCGAGCAGGTGCGTGAGCGGTTGCGCTGGCTTGCTCCGGTCTATGCGAGCCGGTTGGCAGAAGCGGTGGGGGTGCCGTTCGCGCAACTCCAGCCAGTGCTGCAGGACCTCGTTGAGCGTGGGCAGCTGGCCGTGGCCCATGGCGAGGCGCGCGTGATGCAGCATTCGGTGTTGGTGTTGCCAGAACAGGCCGGGAGGCTGGTGCGCCAGCCACCGCGCACGCTCTGGCGGCAGCGGGAGGAGCGATAG
- a CDS encoding OsmC family protein: protein MPVRTATAVWQGAVPGGTGQMEAGSRAFSVPFSFGTRFGNDPGTNPEELIGAAHAGCFSMALAFALTQAGHTPERIQTTAQVQIDQVEGGFRITRIALETEGKVPGIDEATFQRFAEQAKNGCPVSQALRGVSEVTLNARLVN from the coding sequence ATGCCAGTACGAACAGCAACGGCGGTTTGGCAGGGGGCAGTACCTGGCGGCACGGGCCAGATGGAAGCTGGCAGCAGGGCATTCAGTGTGCCGTTCAGCTTTGGCACCCGTTTTGGCAACGACCCAGGGACAAATCCTGAAGAGTTGATTGGCGCGGCCCATGCCGGCTGTTTCAGTATGGCCTTGGCTTTTGCACTGACGCAGGCCGGACATACCCCCGAGCGGATTCAGACGACTGCCCAGGTACAGATTGACCAGGTCGAAGGCGGCTTCCGTATCACCCGCATTGCTCTCGAGACCGAAGGTAAGGTGCCGGGCATCGATGAGGCAACCTTCCAGCGCTTCGCTGAGCAGGCCAAGAACGGCTGCCCTGTTTCACAAGCTCTTCGTGGTGTCAGTGAAGTAACCCTGAACGCGCGCTTGGTCAACTAA
- the cofE gene encoding coenzyme F420-0:L-glutamate ligase, with protein MSNEVRLIGLSGIPEAEPGDDVGALIAQGIEHTGLRLEPHDVIVVTHKLVSKAEGRLVDLASVTPSPFAETIARRYGKDPRHVEVVLQESVRIVRMDRGVLICETRHGFICANAGVDASNVPPGWVSLLPLDPDASAARIRATLLARYGVEHAVIITDSFGRPWRNGIVNVAIGVAGMLPLIDYRGQADTFGNELRVTMMAVADELAAAAELVTGKTRRCPVVLVRGYTYLRGEGYARDLVMPAERDLFR; from the coding sequence GTGAGCAACGAGGTTCGGCTGATTGGGCTCAGTGGCATTCCGGAAGCGGAGCCGGGCGACGACGTCGGTGCATTAATTGCGCAGGGGATTGAACATACCGGGCTGCGACTTGAGCCGCACGACGTTATCGTTGTCACTCATAAGCTCGTCTCTAAGGCAGAAGGACGACTGGTTGATCTGGCCTCGGTCACGCCCTCGCCATTCGCTGAGACAATCGCGCGCCGGTATGGCAAAGACCCACGCCATGTCGAAGTCGTTCTGCAGGAAAGTGTGCGGATTGTCCGCATGGATCGCGGCGTGCTCATCTGCGAGACTCGCCATGGCTTCATCTGCGCCAACGCTGGCGTTGATGCCTCAAACGTTCCGCCAGGCTGGGTTTCGCTGCTTCCACTCGATCCCGACGCCTCAGCTGCCCGTATCCGCGCCACGCTGCTCGCGCGCTACGGTGTCGAGCATGCCGTCATTATCACCGATTCCTTCGGTCGGCCATGGCGCAACGGCATCGTCAACGTGGCGATTGGCGTGGCTGGCATGCTGCCATTGATCGACTATCGTGGGCAGGCTGATACCTTTGGTAACGAACTCCGCGTCACCATGATGGCGGTAGCCGACGAGCTCGCGGCAGCCGCTGAACTCGTCACGGGCAAAACGCGGCGGTGCCCCGTTGTGCTCGTTCGGGGCTACACCTACCTACGCGGCGAGGGCTATGCTCGCGACCTGGTCATGCCCGCAGAACGTGACCTCTTCCGCTAG
- a CDS encoding PPOX class F420-dependent oxidoreductase: MQLPPDVREFLAAPRFAVLATLRPDGLPRQSAMWYDLEGDQILLNTAEGRKKLDDIRRDPRVSLCIVDGYRYVTIIGRAKLIDDPERGQADIARLAVRYHGPEEAKAYIPQYQQQRRVTILVEPEQVYRHGV, encoded by the coding sequence ATGCAATTGCCGCCAGACGTACGGGAATTTTTGGCTGCGCCGCGCTTTGCCGTACTCGCGACGCTCCGGCCCGACGGGCTGCCGCGGCAGTCAGCAATGTGGTACGACCTCGAAGGTGACCAGATTCTGCTCAATACCGCAGAGGGACGCAAGAAGCTCGACGACATCCGCCGCGATCCGCGCGTGTCTCTCTGTATTGTCGACGGCTATCGCTATGTGACCATCATCGGCCGGGCAAAACTGATCGACGACCCCGAGCGTGGCCAAGCCGATATCGCACGGCTTGCTGTCCGCTATCATGGGCCGGAGGAAGCGAAGGCATACATTCCGCAGTACCAGCAGCAGCGGCGGGTGACGATCCTGGTCGAGCCGGAGCAGGTGTACCGGCACGGCGTCTAA
- a CDS encoding alpha/beta fold hydrolase, producing the protein MRRRLWRWVGIGAGFVGALVVPRWLPRPRVHGTIPPEQLALPESRWIDVGSGLRLHTVVLGQGDPTLVWFHGFGASVRLDLPFLTRLARRHRVIAFDRPGFGLTPRPTVPWHGQDPYAPVVQPAIAAAVLERLEVTHAVLIGHSAGGPIALATAQRDPARVRGLVLIAPAFEALAMPGVIGWLLAVPLVDWLGPLLLRLFPRLLERPEALRGLWAKPDAAPPHFLEETRLGFTVADWDVGLWRVTKATLRAPLPVAFSLPPTLPVAVLVGDYDRVVPPHQVAAAVRQLGSHVRLTTLPGCGHIPHLECPDATEDAMNAFLATLTP; encoded by the coding sequence ATGCGACGGCGTTTGTGGCGATGGGTAGGTATCGGCGCTGGATTCGTTGGCGCGCTGGTTGTGCCGCGCTGGTTACCACGTCCGCGTGTGCATGGGACAATCCCACCTGAACAGCTTGCCTTGCCGGAAAGTCGCTGGATCGATGTTGGCAGTGGGTTGCGGCTGCATACTGTGGTGCTTGGTCAGGGTGATCCCACGCTCGTCTGGTTTCATGGCTTTGGTGCTTCAGTACGGCTTGACCTGCCGTTCTTGACGCGTCTTGCCCGGCGACATCGCGTTATTGCCTTTGATCGTCCAGGCTTTGGTCTCACGCCGCGTCCAACCGTGCCCTGGCACGGGCAGGATCCCTATGCGCCGGTGGTGCAACCAGCAATTGCAGCCGCTGTGCTCGAACGTCTTGAGGTCACGCACGCGGTGCTGATTGGGCATTCTGCCGGTGGGCCAATTGCGCTCGCTACAGCCCAGCGTGACCCGGCACGCGTGCGAGGACTTGTCTTAATCGCACCAGCGTTTGAGGCACTAGCCATGCCAGGGGTAATTGGCTGGCTACTGGCTGTTCCGCTTGTCGACTGGCTTGGCCCGCTGCTGCTCCGGCTCTTCCCGCGACTGCTCGAGCGACCGGAGGCGTTGCGCGGGCTCTGGGCTAAGCCGGATGCTGCTCCACCGCATTTCCTGGAGGAAACCCGCCTTGGCTTCACGGTTGCCGACTGGGATGTTGGACTCTGGCGCGTGACAAAGGCGACACTACGAGCACCGTTACCGGTTGCGTTCTCGCTGCCACCAACGCTCCCCGTCGCGGTGCTCGTTGGTGACTATGATCGCGTCGTGCCGCCGCACCAGGTTGCTGCGGCTGTGCGGCAGCTGGGCTCACATGTGCGGCTGACGACGTTACCGGGCTGCGGCCATATACCTCATCTCGAGTGTCCTGATGCAACTGAGGATGCGATGAATGCTTTCCTGGCAACCCTTACTCCCTAA
- a CDS encoding redoxin domain-containing protein: MPQLQVGMPAPDFALPDVTGRLVRLSDYRGRVHVLLVFLRGFA, from the coding sequence ATGCCACAACTCCAGGTCGGGATGCCAGCGCCTGACTTCGCCTTGCCTGATGTCACCGGCCGCCTCGTGCGGCTGAGTGACTACCGTGGCCGGGTGCATGTTTTGCTTGTCTTCCTTCGCGGGTTCGCTTGA
- a CDS encoding RrF2 family transcriptional regulator produces the protein MLSQTSRYAFHALILMAQSGGQANAREIAERAGIPANYLSKILHTLTRRQILSSSRGVGGGFQLARPPQAIRLIEIIDAFEDAQFFSRCLLGRDTCPDGRPCAAHALWVPIVEQARQFFETTTLADLLTSADEPLLAVERAMAASHNDVV, from the coding sequence ATGCTCAGCCAAACCTCGCGGTATGCCTTTCATGCCTTGATCTTGATGGCTCAATCGGGCGGTCAGGCGAACGCTCGCGAGATTGCCGAACGTGCGGGTATTCCAGCGAACTACCTCAGCAAGATCCTCCACACCTTAACGCGCCGGCAGATTTTGTCCTCCTCACGAGGGGTTGGTGGAGGGTTTCAGCTAGCACGTCCGCCGCAGGCGATTCGGTTAATTGAAATCATCGATGCATTTGAGGATGCGCAGTTCTTCTCGCGCTGTCTCCTGGGCCGCGATACCTGCCCCGATGGTCGGCCTTGTGCCGCTCATGCACTCTGGGTGCCGATCGTTGAACAAGCCCGGCAGTTCTTTGAGACCACTACCCTTGCTGATCTGCTGACCTCCGCCGACGAGCCACTGCTGGCCGTTGAGCGGGCGATGGCCGCCAGCCACAACGACGTTGTCTGA
- a CDS encoding DUF2249 domain-containing protein — MTLTPEMIRAHHGDLVAELDRLLPVDPPRDWMNADPAAVVHFLRDELLPHAHEEEREVYDVIDAQVKASFRVTETMRLDHAYIQQMTERLVALAGQLAQAPQTEQEALAARFWREADRLGAVIRLHLQKEETAYLPLLAQLAVAGGADSESAETILDVREIPPVRRHELIFETYEQLQPGQAFILVNDHDPRPLYYQFQAEHTGEFTWDYLEQGPVVWRVRIGRR; from the coding sequence ATGACGCTTACGCCGGAGATGATCCGCGCGCACCATGGGGATCTTGTTGCGGAACTCGATCGGTTGCTGCCGGTTGATCCGCCAAGAGATTGGATGAACGCTGATCCAGCTGCGGTCGTCCATTTTCTCCGTGATGAGCTTCTGCCTCACGCTCATGAGGAAGAGCGAGAGGTCTATGATGTCATTGATGCGCAAGTCAAGGCGTCGTTCCGTGTCACGGAGACGATGCGGCTTGACCACGCGTACATTCAGCAGATGACCGAACGCCTCGTAGCTTTGGCAGGACAACTTGCCCAAGCGCCACAAACTGAACAGGAAGCGCTTGCAGCACGATTCTGGCGTGAGGCCGACCGGTTAGGCGCAGTCATTCGCTTGCACCTGCAAAAAGAAGAGACGGCCTACTTGCCGCTCCTCGCTCAGTTGGCCGTGGCTGGCGGTGCAGATTCGGAGTCGGCTGAGACCATCCTTGATGTCCGTGAGATCCCACCAGTACGCCGTCATGAGTTGATCTTTGAGACGTACGAACAGCTACAGCCGGGGCAGGCGTTCATCCTGGTTAATGACCACGATCCTCGGCCACTGTACTACCAGTTCCAGGCTGAACATACTGGCGAGTTTACCTGGGACTATCTCGAGCAAGGCCCGGTCGTTTGGCGCGTCCGCATTGGGCGACGCTAA
- a CDS encoding N(4)-(beta-N-acetylglucosaminyl)-L-asparaginase yields MGDVRGIIVGSRNARVGFPAAIAILRAGGSALDAAVAAVKEVEANVADQSVGIGGIPNILGHVELDASIMDGRTLAAGAVGAVKHYPHPIEIARKVMETTPHVMLVGEGAELFARLHGFEPANLLTPESEAAWRRVVYGEAETQSSVYEDAYQLYMHAVRDWVKLLHKEIFGTTNVIVRDLAGNIACAVSTSGWGFKWPGRLGDSPIIGAGNYADNRYGAAACTGRGEMAIRCASAHSVVMYLRQGLSLEEALCQVMLDLRALEDPFAERANVMNIVAMDRWGNVAAASTASDATYVVQTVEMDEPEERPRLHVPLTES; encoded by the coding sequence ATGGGTGACGTGCGCGGAATTATCGTTGGTAGCCGGAATGCGCGTGTTGGTTTTCCCGCAGCGATTGCAATCCTGCGCGCTGGAGGGAGTGCCCTTGATGCAGCAGTGGCAGCGGTCAAGGAAGTTGAAGCCAACGTCGCTGACCAGAGCGTTGGTATCGGCGGTATTCCAAATATTCTTGGCCATGTCGAACTTGATGCAAGTATCATGGATGGCCGCACGCTGGCGGCGGGCGCGGTTGGAGCGGTCAAGCATTATCCGCATCCGATCGAAATCGCCCGCAAGGTGATGGAGACGACGCCGCACGTCATGCTTGTTGGTGAGGGGGCGGAACTCTTCGCCCGGCTGCATGGCTTCGAGCCAGCAAATCTCCTTACGCCTGAGTCCGAGGCCGCGTGGCGCCGCGTCGTCTATGGAGAGGCCGAGACCCAATCCAGCGTCTACGAGGACGCCTACCAGTTGTATATGCATGCAGTGCGCGACTGGGTAAAGTTGCTACATAAGGAGATCTTCGGCACGACGAACGTGATCGTGCGGGATCTCGCGGGCAACATCGCCTGTGCGGTCTCAACAAGTGGCTGGGGCTTCAAGTGGCCGGGGCGGCTGGGCGATTCGCCGATCATCGGCGCAGGGAACTATGCCGACAACCGTTACGGTGCGGCGGCATGTACCGGCCGTGGCGAGATGGCGATCCGCTGTGCCTCAGCCCATAGCGTTGTTATGTACCTACGTCAGGGGCTGTCGCTCGAGGAAGCGCTTTGCCAAGTGATGCTTGACCTGCGGGCGCTTGAAGACCCGTTTGCCGAGCGGGCGAACGTGATGAACATTGTCGCGATGGATCGGTGGGGCAATGTTGCCGCAGCCTCAACAGCCTCCGACGCAACCTACGTTGTCCAGACTGTCGAGATGGACGAGCCAGAGGAGCGCCCTCGCCTACACGTTCCGCTCACGGAATCCTAG
- a CDS encoding VIT1/CCC1 transporter family protein gives MQQDERIRNYLANLRAECESAALYAALAEREQQPELREVFSRLGQMEQAHAQYWQALLRAQGYTADCPRLGWRAHVLIWLGQRFGPGIVLPTVMAREVRDHQQYATQPEAIAARLPALEHGHARILQLLMRDRPGGLPGSMLATLEGRHRAIGGNALRAAVLGANDGLVSNVSLVMGVAGADLSAKAILLTGLAGLLAGSLSMALGEWLSVQSARELYAAQVERERQELEAFPAEEQLELELIYRAKGLPPDQAHALATQLVSEAGTALDTLLREELAIDPEELGGSAWEAAGTSFLLFSIGAIIPVFPYFFVSGTLAVSISIGLSALALFLLGVASTLLTGQSAWRTGLRQVLIGTAAALLTFGAGRIVNMLFGLSPAP, from the coding sequence ATGCAGCAAGACGAACGCATACGTAACTACCTTGCTAATCTTCGCGCAGAATGTGAGAGCGCGGCACTCTATGCCGCATTGGCAGAACGCGAACAGCAGCCTGAACTCCGCGAAGTCTTTTCGCGGCTCGGGCAGATGGAACAAGCGCATGCCCAGTACTGGCAAGCACTTTTACGTGCCCAGGGTTATACTGCCGACTGCCCCCGTCTTGGATGGCGCGCACACGTCCTTATCTGGCTCGGTCAGCGTTTTGGCCCCGGGATTGTCCTCCCAACAGTCATGGCGCGTGAAGTGCGTGATCATCAGCAGTATGCAACACAACCCGAAGCGATCGCAGCACGCTTACCAGCACTTGAGCACGGACATGCGCGGATTCTGCAGCTACTGATGCGAGATCGTCCGGGTGGGTTACCCGGGAGCATGCTTGCGACTCTCGAAGGTCGGCACCGTGCCATTGGCGGGAACGCCCTGCGAGCTGCTGTTCTCGGAGCTAACGACGGACTCGTCTCAAACGTTAGTCTCGTCATGGGTGTTGCTGGCGCCGACCTAAGCGCGAAGGCTATTCTGCTAACAGGTCTTGCCGGATTGCTTGCTGGATCACTCTCAATGGCCCTTGGCGAGTGGCTCTCGGTGCAAAGCGCCCGTGAACTCTATGCCGCCCAGGTCGAACGAGAACGGCAAGAACTTGAGGCATTTCCGGCTGAAGAGCAACTCGAACTCGAGCTTATCTACCGAGCCAAAGGCCTTCCGCCTGACCAAGCTCATGCCCTCGCTACCCAACTTGTCAGCGAAGCTGGCACGGCACTAGACACCCTGCTCCGCGAAGAACTCGCTATCGACCCCGAAGAGCTTGGCGGCTCCGCCTGGGAAGCCGCAGGGACATCGTTTTTGCTTTTCTCCATCGGCGCAATTATTCCGGTCTTCCCGTACTTTTTTGTATCTGGGACGCTCGCTGTCAGCATCAGCATCGGGCTGAGCGCCCTTGCGCTATTCCTCCTCGGAGTTGCCAGCACCCTCTTGACGGGCCAGTCCGCCTGGCGAACAGGATTACGCCAAGTCCTGATCGGCACTGCAGCTGCCCTCCTCACTTTTGGAGCTGGGCGCATCGTGAATATGCTCTTTGGGCTTTCGCCAGCCCCTTGA